From Paenibacillus sp. PvR098:
GTAAGCGTTGGTTATCCCCTCTTACCCCCTGCGTAACGAATACACAATCATTTCAGTACATATAAACTTCGATTCGTTAGTACATAATGGTATTGTTGTCACATTATAAAGTCCAGGAGCTACGAATCGATAAGATACCGGAAGTTGGGCAGAACCGGAAGAAAGTGAGTGAAATCAGTCTGGGCAGCTGGATGACGTATGGAGGATACGTGGATCATGACAAATCTGTTCGCTCGATCGAGAGGCCAATGATTTGGGCGTGAACTTTTTTGTTACAGCGAATGTGTATGAGCGCAGCCATGCCAGCCTGCAGCGGCTTGCAGTTGGCGTGCATGGATCTTGCGACAGGATAACAGTGCTCTTGTCGGTGCAAGTCGTCCGGAGCAAGTTGTAGAGAACTGCGCTGCTTCCGATGTCGTGATTACATAAGATGTGCTTGATTGGATCGAAACGATTCTGCAGGACTAGTACGGTATAACTTTATGGAATCCAGCTTTACTGTACCGGAATGAAGACCCGGCTGGTAAGGCTGGATTTTTCCATACTTTGAAAGACTATTTTTTGATCATGGCGTATTTAGCTGGAGGCTCCTCAATAAGCAGCTCCTCCTCTTTTCCCACTATCACGCGGCTTCGGGGCAACTCGGAATAAGCCTTCATTCGGTCTGGAGCGTAAGGCTTAAGTAAGCTTTGCAGGAAGTCCGGTTCTCCATTCATCTGCGGATCAAGCCAGGCATCGATATCACGCTCGTTCAGAATAACGGGCATCCGTTCGTCGTATTCATAGATCAGCCGGTTTGATACTGTAGTCATTACCGTACACGTACGATATTCCCTGCCGCGGGCATCCTTCCAAATTTCATATAAGCCGGCCATACCAAAAACTCGCTTATCTTTCATTTCAATGCGTATCGGTTTCTTGTTTTTCCCCTTGGACTCCCAAACATAGAATCCATTGCATGGTATAACGCAGCGCTGCTTGGAAAACATCTTGCGATAAGCCGGCTTTTCATGAATTATAGCACTGTCGGCATTGACGGCATCCTTGGCCCAGAACGGAACCAGACCCCAACGATGCTCCTCCAGCCTACGGTGCTCCTTAGCGGGAATAATGACAGAAACCTGCTGCGTCGGAACGATATGGCTGCGTGCTTTATAAGCAAAGTGCACTTCTCCTATTTGAAAATGATGGGATAGCACATGCAGTTCTGTAGTTAATGAAAAACGATCGCACATGAAGAACACCTCTTATGGTTTTAGTTCCAGTATCTTCATGTTGAAGGAAATTATGCGGCTATAACTGCAGAGGTATCCTATGAGCCCTGCGTGGCGAATAACAATACCGGTTCATATCAATGACTGACCATGGAAAACGATTTTCGAGGTCGGGTTGATCTGAACCATTGATAGCAAAGTACGGAGATCAGAATAAGGTCAATTGCATCGCCGCCATAGTACATTAGCATTCCGCCAGCTTCTGCCTGTGGTAAGGGTACGTTATTAGGCGGATGAACATAGATGTACTTAGATAAGATTCCGTGGCCAGCTAAAGCTATTACCAACACGATTGCCCGATAGAAGAAGCTGGTTCGATGTGGTGTAGGGTCAATATAAATCATGGATACAGTAAAGAGATATCCTGCAAAGAATACATGAATGTGAACCAACATATGTAGGATGATATTCTGTTGCATCGCCCCATATAAAACAGTCGTATAAAGTATCCATAGTCCTCCAACATTAAGGAGGGATGCCACAATGGGATCGCTAAGAATGCGCACTGGCCAACTCTTCAGCATGCGTGAAAGTCGTCGCGCTGAATTCACCTTGAGTGTCCGTAGGGCAAGAGTCATAGGGGCAGATAGCACCAGAAGGAGTGGAGCAAGCATTCCAAGGAGCACATGACCGATCATGTGCGCTATGAAGTCCATATGAGAACGATTAGCTAAGGGTCCCACAACTGCGAATGCGGCGCAGAAAACACCGAAAACCCAGCATGCAGTACGGTATAAAGGCCATGCGTTGTGACGGGAACTGGATTTTCCTGCAGCAAGAATATAAATAACCAATGCCAGCACAAACGGTAACGCCAAGATCAGCTCGAAGGTATATGCACTTCCATGATGATGAATGTGATCAATGTTCATTTCAGGATTCCTTCTGACTAGTTTGGTTCGCTTCGTTCCGAAATACGATTATGGTGCCGATTACGACCATTACAGAGGCAATGATGTTCCATATCAAGTCATAGATAAGCACATTATCTACGTAACGGATCTGGTGTAACCGCATCAGCTTGTGTTGGATTATACCATCGTATAACTGAAATGCACCTCCCCCTAGCAATACACCTCCCCACCACCTTGTGAGCCACAATGCGTTTCGGCGACGAAGGTCCGCAAACATAAACAACGACCCAATGGTCGCAAACCAGCTAAAAGCGTGAAACAGACCATCTGAGACCAACCCCAAATCGGTCGTGGACTTATCATAGAAGTGATGCCAATGCAGTAATTGATGAAAAATGGTCTCATCTATAAAGGCTACTAAACCAAGTCCGAACAGGAAGCCCGACCATAGATTGCGGGATGAGTAGGTAGAGCGAGTCAAATCATTAGAATTAAGGTTTTCAGCATTCATAGGAAGCTCCTCCTTGCAAATTGTTTCATCCTTCACTTGCACTTTTAGAGTGTATCTCTTGCAAGTCTATCCAGAATGAATAAGTTACAAACGGATCAGCAACCGCTAATTGGGTTTTGCTATTCAAATCGCATGAAATTGAATTGATGAATGCCGATTCCCGAAGGAGATTATTTGGGTTTTGTTCCAAATATGATAAAAATCATGCACATAATGAGGGAGGTCTGCCAATGAACATTTATGGAGAGGAATGATGCCAGCCGCTAAGCGGTAGTATACGAAACTGACGCCGACCGGTTTGGATGAATTCATCAGGCGTATGATGGTAATCTGTCCAGCCTGCCCTCAGCTTCTGTTATGAA
This genomic window contains:
- a CDS encoding SOS response-associated peptidase; protein product: MCDRFSLTTELHVLSHHFQIGEVHFAYKARSHIVPTQQVSVIIPAKEHRRLEEHRWGLVPFWAKDAVNADSAIIHEKPAYRKMFSKQRCVIPCNGFYVWESKGKNKKPIRIEMKDKRVFGMAGLYEIWKDARGREYRTCTVMTTVSNRLIYEYDERMPVILNERDIDAWLDPQMNGEPDFLQSLLKPYAPDRMKAYSELPRSRVIVGKEEELLIEEPPAKYAMIKK
- a CDS encoding cytochrome c oxidase assembly protein, encoding MNIDHIHHHGSAYTFELILALPFVLALVIYILAAGKSSSRHNAWPLYRTACWVFGVFCAAFAVVGPLANRSHMDFIAHMIGHVLLGMLAPLLLVLSAPMTLALRTLKVNSARRLSRMLKSWPVRILSDPIVASLLNVGGLWILYTTVLYGAMQQNIILHMLVHIHVFFAGYLFTVSMIYIDPTPHRTSFFYRAIVLVIALAGHGILSKYIYVHPPNNVPLPQAEAGGMLMYYGGDAIDLILISVLCYQWFRSTRPRKSFSMVSH
- a CDS encoding DUF2243 domain-containing protein — protein: MNAENLNSNDLTRSTYSSRNLWSGFLFGLGLVAFIDETIFHQLLHWHHFYDKSTTDLGLVSDGLFHAFSWFATIGSLFMFADLRRRNALWLTRWWGGVLLGGGAFQLYDGIIQHKLMRLHQIRYVDNVLIYDLIWNIIASVMVVIGTIIVFRNEANQTSQKES